A genome region from Peromyscus eremicus unplaced genomic scaffold, PerEre_H2_v1 PerEre#2#unplaced_3363, whole genome shotgun sequence includes the following:
- the Nanognb gene encoding NANOG neighbor homeobox: protein MKQSLDIKNVTTSERSLFKKKQQITHHGRQDPGHSSWSSSKGGWKRKTEKRKKPEAKLKKRVKQQKKPRPKKSVSKPLMATLWARFKSRLLPTAKDCHLLSFQFSLTDKQIFQWFWEKRKKYKEERKTQPAAEQNKQDPGDADPLC, encoded by the exons ATGAAGCAAAGCCTGGACATCAAGAATGTCACAACATCGGAAAGGA gtctctttaaaaaaaaacaacaaattacACACCACGGGCGACAAGACCCAGGACACTCCAGCTGGAGCAGCTCGAAGGGAGgatggaagaggaagacagaaaagagaaagaaaccagaagCGAAACTGAAGAAACGTGTAAAGCAGCAGAAAAAGCCAAGGCCCAAGAAGTCAGTCAGCAAACCCCTCATGGCCACTCTGTGGGCGAGGTTTAAATCAAGACTACTCCCCACGGCAAAAGACTGTCACTTGCTGTCATTCCAGTTCAGCTTGACAGACAAGCAG ATCTTCCAATGGTtttgggaaaagaggaagaaatacaaggaagaaagaaaaactcaacCTGCAGCAGAGCAAAACAAACAGGACCCAGGCGATGCAGACCCGCTGTGCTAA